A window of Belonocnema kinseyi isolate 2016_QV_RU_SX_M_011 chromosome 9, B_treatae_v1, whole genome shotgun sequence contains these coding sequences:
- the LOC117180755 gene encoding uncharacterized mitochondrial protein AtMg00810-like: MLKEVLSKEFKIRDLGEPEYYLGIKFSRENDAIAIHQRGYVKKLWDRFGMTKLKPVSTPVDINVNLTKPEYECTSDEKKLPYRELVGALMYLFAAARPGIRSV, translated from the coding sequence ATGTTGAAGGAAGTTCtttcgaaagaattcaagatCAGAGATCTCGGAGAACCAGAATACTATCTGGGAATTAAATTCTCACGAGAAAACGACGCAATCGCCATACACCAGAGGGGATACGTAAAGAAATTATGGGACCGATTTGGAATGACTAAATTAAAGCCGGTATCAACTCCCGTGGATATTAACGTAAATCTGACGAAGCCAGAGTATGAATGTACAAGCGATGAGAAGAAACTTCCGTACCGTGAACTGGTAGGTGCTCTGATGTACCTATTTGCGGCTGCAAGGCCTGGCATTAGGTCAGTTTAA